In the Candidatus Cloacimonas acidaminovorans str. Evry genome, one interval contains:
- a CDS encoding single stranded DNA-binding domain-containing protein, whose product MQKIIIILCTLVCLSFGAEAISIYEIQFTASAGSDGTFPSPYLGKTVSTEGIVTAMDFKEGGYFIGEKLNGPWRGILILDRNPKVKKGDFIRVSGIVSEFYGMTCLQDISQTKVISSNNPLPQPVLLTTGQLSNAGEAEAYESVYVRFLNVTSAGNKSLKNRFTVTDGSGTCLVLNNQFGIERNNKIALNAQYSSLTGIVIYGYSEFALCPISTSDYVIQQPMSVQNRSWGRIKSIYR is encoded by the coding sequence ATGCAAAAGATAATCATTATTCTATGCACTCTGGTTTGCCTCAGTTTTGGGGCTGAAGCCATTTCTATATATGAAATTCAGTTTACTGCTTCAGCAGGCAGTGACGGAACTTTTCCCTCTCCATATTTAGGTAAAACCGTATCCACAGAAGGAATTGTTACAGCTATGGATTTCAAGGAAGGCGGTTATTTTATCGGCGAAAAGTTAAATGGTCCCTGGCGGGGAATTCTTATACTGGATAGAAATCCAAAAGTTAAAAAGGGCGATTTTATAAGAGTTTCCGGCATCGTTTCCGAATTTTACGGAATGACTTGTTTACAAGATATTTCTCAAACTAAGGTCATCAGCAGTAATAATCCTCTTCCGCAACCGGTTCTTTTAACTACAGGTCAGCTATCTAATGCGGGAGAAGCAGAGGCATACGAAAGTGTTTATGTCCGTTTTTTGAATGTTACATCTGCAGGCAACAAATCTCTTAAAAATCGTTTCACAGTAACTGATGGTAGTGGCACTTGTCTTGTTTTGAATAATCAATTTGGCATAGAGCGCAATAATAAAATTGCCTTAAATGCTCAATATTCGTCTCTCACAGGAATTGTAATTTACGGCTATAGCGAATTTGCCCTTTGTCCTATTTCTACATCGGACTATGTTATCCAGCAGCCAATGTCTGTTCAGAACCGTTCCTGGGGTAGAATTAAATCCATCTACAGATAA
- a CDS encoding glycine C-acetyltransferase produces MAYGKIKSDLQELFKELKEQGLYKEERILTTPQGAKIGVQGGKEALNFCANNYLGLGNNPEVIKAAQDIMNDWGYGCNSVRFICGTQAIHKQLEEAMSKFLGMEDTILYAACFDANGGLFEPLLGEDSAIISDELNHASIIDGVRLCKAKRLRYKHSNMEELENALKESQDCTYRIICTDGVFSMDGDMAKLDEICNLADKYDSLVMVDDSHATGYIGKNGRGTPEYFNVTDRIDIITTTFGKALGGANGGCTSGRKEIIELLRQRSRPYLFSNTLAPSIVGATLKVLEMLSQSNELRDKVWENASYFRKEMVSAGFDIVPGNTAIVPIMLYEAPLAIKMADMLLEEGVYVIGFVYPVVPKGKARIRVQLSAAHTKEDLDFTISAFKKIGRELGLI; encoded by the coding sequence ATGGCTTACGGAAAAATCAAATCCGATTTACAAGAACTCTTTAAAGAGCTCAAAGAACAAGGACTTTACAAAGAAGAACGCATTTTAACCACTCCCCAAGGCGCAAAAATTGGTGTTCAAGGCGGTAAAGAAGCTTTAAACTTTTGTGCTAATAATTATCTCGGGTTAGGTAATAATCCTGAAGTAATCAAAGCTGCACAAGATATTATGAATGATTGGGGTTATGGATGTAATTCCGTGCGTTTTATTTGCGGGACACAGGCAATTCATAAACAATTGGAAGAAGCAATGTCCAAGTTTTTAGGAATGGAAGATACCATTCTTTATGCTGCCTGTTTTGATGCCAATGGTGGTTTGTTTGAACCTCTTTTGGGTGAAGATAGCGCAATTATTTCCGACGAATTAAATCATGCTTCAATTATTGATGGCGTTCGTCTTTGCAAGGCAAAACGCTTGCGCTACAAACATAGCAATATGGAAGAGCTGGAAAATGCCTTAAAGGAAAGCCAGGATTGCACTTATCGTATTATTTGTACTGACGGTGTTTTCAGTATGGATGGAGATATGGCAAAGTTGGATGAAATTTGCAATCTTGCCGATAAATACGATTCTTTGGTAATGGTAGATGATTCTCATGCCACGGGTTATATTGGTAAAAACGGAAGAGGAACTCCAGAATATTTTAACGTTACAGATAGAATTGATATTATAACTACCACATTCGGTAAAGCATTAGGTGGAGCAAATGGTGGTTGCACTTCCGGACGCAAAGAAATAATTGAACTTTTGCGCCAAAGAAGCCGACCTTATTTGTTTTCCAATACTTTAGCTCCTTCTATAGTAGGTGCCACCTTAAAGGTTCTTGAAATGCTTTCTCAATCTAATGAACTGAGAGATAAGGTTTGGGAAAATGCAAGTTATTTTCGGAAAGAAATGGTTTCTGCTGGTTTTGATATAGTTCCAGGAAATACGGCAATCGTTCCTATTATGCTTTATGAAGCACCTTTAGCTATAAAGATGGCGGATATGCTTTTAGAAGAAGGAGTTTATGTAATTGGCTTTGTTTATCCTGTTGTCCCCAAAGGCAAAGCGCGTATCCGGGTTCAGCTTTCTGCTGCTCACACTAAAGAAGATTTGGATTTCACGATTTCTGCCTTTAAGAAAATTGGCAGAGAACTCGGTTTAATTTAA
- the rsmI gene encoding 16S rRNA (cytidine(1402)-2'-O)-methyltransferase: protein MPDFYLPALSFFLFIMPSGNIYLIPVPIGNLGDITLRALELLKKAELIACEDTRVTAFLLQQYKIPVPKLISFHKFNEKQREEYLFKYLQTGKDLMIVSDAGSPAISDPAEHIVKEAIAKGIKVFALPGASAILPALSVSGFSTRQFQFVGFLPQQPKSRRETLEQIAEYPYTTVIYEAPHRIWKLLNELYAVCGNRKICICREISKLHEEHIYTTLEEINKNPSLTIKGEFCLVLDGQKLKGEEEKEQEELDEDDLIDYINSALDLGLKTKEIRDMVCLKSFLSLNDAYQLVIRVKKEREK from the coding sequence GTGCCGGATTTCTACTTACCGGCACTTAGCTTTTTTTTATTTATTATGCCCTCCGGAAATATTTACCTTATTCCTGTGCCTATAGGAAATTTAGGAGATATAACCTTACGAGCTTTGGAATTGCTGAAAAAAGCGGAACTTATTGCCTGTGAAGATACCAGAGTTACAGCTTTCCTCTTGCAACAATACAAAATTCCCGTTCCGAAACTGATAAGCTTTCATAAATTCAATGAAAAACAGAGGGAGGAATACCTTTTTAAATACCTGCAAACTGGAAAGGATTTAATGATTGTTTCTGATGCAGGAAGTCCTGCCATTAGTGACCCCGCGGAACATATTGTAAAGGAAGCAATTGCTAAAGGAATAAAGGTTTTTGCTTTGCCTGGAGCCAGTGCAATTTTACCTGCTTTAAGTGTATCCGGTTTTTCTACCAGACAGTTTCAATTTGTAGGTTTTTTACCTCAGCAACCTAAAAGCAGACGGGAAACTCTGGAACAAATAGCGGAATACCCTTATACTACAGTTATCTATGAAGCACCTCATCGTATTTGGAAATTGTTAAATGAACTTTATGCGGTTTGCGGTAACCGGAAAATATGTATTTGCAGAGAAATAAGCAAACTTCACGAAGAACATATCTATACTACTTTAGAAGAAATTAATAAAAACCCGTCCCTCACTATAAAAGGTGAATTTTGCCTCGTTTTAGATGGTCAAAAACTTAAAGGTGAAGAGGAAAAAGAACAAGAAGAATTGGATGAAGACGATCTTATTGATTATATAAATAGCGCCCTGGATTTGGGACTAAAAACAAAAGAAATAAGAGATATGGTTTGTTTAAAATCTTTCCTTTCTTTAAACGATGCATACCAACTGGTAATAAGAGTTAAGAAAGAAAGGGAAAAATGA
- a CDS encoding HAD-IA family hydrolase yields the protein MKPFLLFDFDGTIADSLQLGLKIANNLAPQFGYRSFTEEDIEHFRSLTWHKIAGEMQIPFYKIPKIVTKAFKEYKRLISELEPCAGIVEMLYELALKEISMALLSSNTVENVHLFLTNHKIDSFLWIEGTSGILNKAKDIKKRLKKHKISATEVIYIGDEIRDIEAAHNCGLKVIAVTWGFHTVEFLASYKPDYLVNEPKEIVEIVNRLTVKSER from the coding sequence ATGAAACCCTTTTTACTCTTTGATTTTGATGGCACAATAGCAGATTCTCTTCAGCTGGGGTTAAAAATCGCTAATAATCTTGCTCCTCAATTTGGTTACCGATCCTTTACTGAAGAAGATATTGAACACTTTCGCTCTTTAACCTGGCATAAAATAGCCGGTGAAATGCAAATCCCTTTTTACAAAATCCCTAAAATCGTTACAAAGGCATTTAAAGAATACAAACGCCTTATTTCTGAACTTGAACCTTGTGCAGGAATTGTTGAAATGCTATATGAACTTGCTTTAAAAGAGATATCTATGGCTCTTTTAAGTTCTAATACCGTGGAAAATGTCCATCTCTTTCTAACTAATCATAAAATTGATTCCTTTTTGTGGATTGAAGGAACTTCTGGCATCCTCAATAAGGCAAAAGATATTAAAAAACGCTTAAAGAAACATAAAATTTCTGCCACTGAGGTAATCTATATCGGAGATGAAATCAGAGATATTGAAGCAGCCCATAATTGCGGATTAAAAGTCATTGCAGTTACCTGGGGATTTCATACAGTTGAATTTTTGGCAAGCTATAAACCCGACTACCTTGTAAATGAACCGAAAGAAATAGTAGAAATAGTGAACAGGTTAACGGTGAAAAGTGAGAGGTGA
- a CDS encoding NAD(P)/FAD-dependent oxidoreductase, which translates to MKNIYDIIVIGAGSIGLPTAYNLAKAGMKVLVLEAEHSPGQGNNKKAIGGVRATHSDFGKINVCLRSIEILKNWQEETGEDIGWLSNGYSYPAYNEKDAQELQDLMKIQHSFGLNIKWLSPNEYSEIVPGILQEYLQGSTYSPEDGSCSPLLVSAAYFEHSQKAGVEFHFQERVTGFDIRASKINKVMTNKGIYSCAKVVNAAGSYAREIGKLANIDLPVFPENHEAGITEPVERFFGPMVIDMRLALGSANFYFYQNNEGQIVFCITPEPPIEGIDNRSTSVFLPMCSKRMLTIYPRLRNLKVRRTWRGQYPMTPDGFPLVGIMQEVENLVNTVGMCGQGFMLGPGMGELVTRICLESTTDKDLKILESFDPYRQFTSQEAFK; encoded by the coding sequence ATGAAGAATATCTATGACATAATTGTAATTGGAGCTGGTTCAATCGGATTACCGACCGCTTATAATTTAGCTAAAGCGGGAATGAAGGTTTTAGTTCTGGAAGCGGAACATAGTCCCGGACAGGGAAATAACAAAAAAGCCATCGGTGGAGTACGAGCTACGCATTCCGATTTTGGTAAAATCAATGTCTGCCTTCGTTCTATTGAAATTTTGAAGAACTGGCAGGAAGAAACGGGTGAAGATATTGGCTGGCTTTCCAATGGCTATAGTTATCCTGCCTATAATGAAAAAGATGCCCAAGAATTGCAAGACCTGATGAAGATACAACATAGTTTTGGACTTAATATTAAATGGCTTAGCCCCAATGAATATAGTGAAATCGTTCCTGGTATTTTACAAGAGTACTTGCAGGGTTCAACTTATTCTCCGGAAGATGGTTCTTGTTCACCGTTACTTGTTTCTGCTGCCTATTTTGAACATTCCCAAAAAGCAGGAGTGGAATTCCATTTTCAGGAACGCGTTACCGGATTTGACATTAGAGCCAGCAAAATCAATAAGGTTATGACTAATAAGGGTATTTATTCCTGTGCCAAAGTGGTTAATGCAGCCGGAAGTTATGCACGCGAAATTGGCAAACTGGCTAATATTGATTTACCCGTTTTTCCGGAGAATCATGAAGCAGGAATTACTGAACCGGTAGAAAGGTTTTTTGGTCCGATGGTTATAGATATGCGTTTAGCATTAGGAAGTGCCAATTTCTATTTTTACCAGAATAATGAAGGGCAGATTGTATTTTGTATAACTCCCGAACCACCGATTGAGGGAATTGATAATCGTTCCACTTCTGTCTTTTTACCAATGTGTAGTAAAAGAATGCTGACAATTTATCCGCGTTTACGCAATTTGAAAGTGCGCAGAACCTGGAGAGGACAGTATCCTATGACTCCGGATGGCTTTCCTTTAGTAGGAATTATGCAGGAGGTGGAAAACCTTGTTAATACAGTAGGAATGTGTGGTCAGGGCTTTATGCTTGGTCCCGGAATGGGAGAACTGGTAACCCGTATTTGTTTGGAAAGCACTACAGATAAGGATTTGAAGATATTGGAGAGCTTTGATCCTTATCGGCAGTTTACGAGTCAGGAAGCGTTTAAATAG
- a CDS encoding 2Fe-2S iron-sulfur cluster-binding protein encodes MADNNRIAIHPILPIPEREEVFFYWNGQKLKAKSGEMIASALIANGISIFGHHHKDGSAQGIFCANGQCSQCSVIANGVAVKSCMTAVSENMIVQSLEGLPILPAEDTPLNFEPLEYIKTDVLIIGGGPAGLSAAIELGKQNIQTLLIDDKNALGGKLVLQTHKFFGSQEDSSAGTRGIDISKNLSEELAKFGSVEIWLNSTAVFVFSDKKVGILKDGVYKIVEPKRILNTAGAREKFLRFPGNNLARIYGAGAFQTLVNRDLVRPTKRLFIIGGGNVGLIAGYHSLQAGIEVVGLAEAMPVCGGYKVHSDKLKRFGVPIYTSHSILCANGKESVESITIAEIDKNFQPIPKTEKTFACDTILIAVGLNPLNEFTCEAMDAGIPVKAAGDALEIAEASSAMFNGKIAGVKIAAELKGNKENPIPEEWYAKAEELKSPPGIIKSYQTPEKEEGVFPVLHCLQEIPCNPCTTVCPTNSIKTEDGSLMAVPVYQGSCIGCGKCLLICPGLAITLVDYRKDKENPTVSIVYEVTNYPVQIGEKKILNDIDANELGEYAITAVQDFPKQHTQIVKFQVPKAIAKKVAGFRIQDASVSAPIDKPIIFEKTSDEAMICLCERVSVGQVRALIKKGITDLNLIKAITRAGMGPCGSKTCEVLIKGLLREEGIPDKEVVPNTKRPLFIEISLAKFPDGSAK; translated from the coding sequence TTGGCAGATAACAATCGTATTGCCATTCATCCGATATTGCCGATTCCCGAAAGAGAAGAGGTCTTTTTTTACTGGAATGGACAAAAACTAAAGGCAAAAAGTGGAGAAATGATTGCTTCAGCCCTTATTGCCAATGGTATATCTATTTTTGGTCATCATCATAAAGATGGCAGTGCACAAGGTATATTTTGTGCTAATGGTCAATGTTCTCAATGCAGTGTAATAGCTAATGGCGTAGCTGTAAAGTCATGTATGACAGCTGTTAGTGAAAATATGATTGTGCAATCGCTGGAAGGGTTACCTATCCTTCCTGCAGAAGATACACCCTTAAACTTTGAACCCCTGGAATATATTAAAACCGATGTTCTTATTATTGGTGGAGGTCCTGCAGGGCTTTCTGCTGCTATTGAACTGGGCAAACAGAATATCCAGACATTGTTGATTGACGATAAAAATGCTTTAGGGGGAAAACTTGTTCTGCAAACGCATAAATTCTTTGGTTCGCAGGAAGATAGCAGTGCTGGAACCAGAGGTATTGATATCAGCAAAAATCTCTCTGAGGAACTTGCCAAATTCGGTAGTGTAGAAATTTGGCTAAATAGCACAGCTGTCTTCGTGTTCAGCGATAAAAAAGTAGGTATCTTGAAAGACGGTGTCTATAAAATAGTTGAACCCAAGCGTATTTTAAACACTGCCGGAGCAAGAGAAAAATTCTTAAGATTTCCTGGGAACAATTTAGCCAGAATTTATGGAGCAGGAGCTTTTCAGACCTTAGTAAATAGAGACCTTGTGCGTCCTACCAAGCGTCTTTTTATTATTGGTGGTGGCAATGTTGGTTTAATTGCAGGTTACCATTCATTGCAAGCAGGGATTGAAGTTGTAGGTTTGGCAGAAGCAATGCCTGTTTGCGGGGGCTATAAAGTTCATTCCGATAAACTGAAACGCTTTGGAGTGCCGATTTATACTTCGCATTCTATACTTTGTGCTAATGGTAAAGAATCGGTTGAAAGCATCACTATTGCCGAAATTGATAAAAACTTTCAACCTATACCTAAAACGGAAAAGACCTTCGCCTGCGATACTATTTTAATAGCTGTGGGCTTAAATCCCTTAAATGAATTCACTTGTGAAGCAATGGATGCAGGAATTCCTGTGAAAGCTGCAGGTGATGCTTTAGAAATTGCAGAAGCAAGTTCAGCAATGTTTAACGGTAAAATTGCCGGAGTGAAAATCGCTGCAGAACTGAAAGGAAATAAAGAAAACCCTATTCCGGAAGAATGGTATGCCAAAGCAGAAGAGCTAAAGTCGCCTCCGGGAATTATAAAAAGCTATCAGACCCCGGAAAAGGAAGAAGGTGTATTCCCCGTTTTGCATTGCTTGCAGGAAATTCCCTGTAATCCCTGCACAACTGTTTGTCCTACAAATAGTATCAAAACTGAGGATGGTTCACTGATGGCTGTTCCTGTTTATCAAGGTTCTTGTATTGGCTGTGGAAAATGCCTTTTGATTTGTCCCGGTTTAGCTATAACCTTAGTGGACTACCGCAAAGATAAAGAAAATCCCACAGTCAGCATTGTTTACGAAGTAACAAACTATCCAGTCCAAATAGGTGAAAAAAAAATCCTGAACGATATAGATGCCAACGAATTAGGTGAATATGCCATTACCGCTGTTCAGGATTTTCCCAAACAGCATACCCAAATAGTAAAATTCCAGGTGCCTAAGGCAATTGCTAAAAAAGTAGCAGGTTTTAGAATTCAGGATGCAAGTGTTTCTGCCCCAATAGATAAACCAATTATTTTTGAAAAGACCTCTGATGAGGCAATGATTTGCTTATGTGAAAGAGTCAGTGTAGGGCAAGTGCGAGCCCTTATTAAAAAAGGCATTACGGACTTAAATCTGATTAAAGCGATTACCAGAGCAGGAATGGGACCTTGTGGTTCCAAAACCTGTGAGGTTTTGATAAAGGGTTTGCTTCGTGAAGAAGGGATTCCTGATAAAGAAGTTGTTCCCAATACCAAAAGACCTCTTTTTATAGAAATCTCTTTAGCAAAATTTCCTGACGGGAGCGCAAAATGA
- the lptG gene encoding LPS export ABC transporter permease LptG, protein MRILDKYIIREFLRTYLIIFLSFVAIFVVIDVIDNLPRLIRNGATAQQATIYYLMRLPYLLVLTSPVTVLLTGLFMMSALSKHNESIAIRAAGISIKRAMLPLFGIGLIISIAVAVFGEYVVPWAETTKNYVYNVQIKGQQPDDQMLKARIHYQGKANDFYYFGFFDGYKNNLKIIDLTRIDFKTKQITEHITASSADWNGSRWILKDCDLRRFANGKQVFMAHYPQTDLVILDVQPQDFIRISQKTLSLNFWQLKEYIGRMKKLGDNAAREIVDLHMKISFPLTNLIVIFFFIPIATSNIRSKGRGWIIMLGLVVCFIYLIVVRVCQSLGYNSIINPFWAAWFPNIFFTLLGLGFLHKAEI, encoded by the coding sequence ATGAGAATTCTTGATAAATATATCATCCGTGAATTTCTGCGCACCTACCTAATCATCTTCCTTTCCTTTGTAGCTATCTTTGTAGTTATTGATGTAATTGACAATCTTCCGCGGTTAATTCGCAACGGAGCTACCGCTCAACAGGCAACTATATACTATTTGATGAGGTTACCTTATCTACTTGTGTTAACTTCTCCGGTTACGGTTCTGTTAACCGGTTTGTTTATGATGAGCGCTTTATCCAAACATAATGAAAGTATCGCTATTCGTGCTGCCGGAATTAGTATAAAAAGAGCTATGCTACCTCTTTTTGGAATTGGGCTTATAATCAGCATTGCAGTTGCCGTATTTGGAGAATATGTAGTCCCTTGGGCTGAAACCACTAAAAATTATGTTTATAATGTCCAAATCAAAGGTCAGCAACCGGATGACCAAATGCTGAAAGCCAGAATCCACTATCAGGGTAAAGCTAACGATTTTTACTATTTCGGTTTCTTTGATGGCTATAAAAACAACCTAAAAATTATTGACCTTACCCGTATTGATTTTAAAACTAAACAGATAACTGAACATATTACTGCTTCCTCTGCGGACTGGAATGGTTCTCGCTGGATTTTAAAGGATTGTGATCTTAGAAGATTTGCTAATGGTAAGCAGGTCTTTATGGCTCATTATCCGCAAACCGATTTAGTTATTCTGGATGTTCAACCCCAGGATTTTATCCGCATTTCTCAAAAAACCCTCTCTCTCAATTTTTGGCAGTTAAAAGAATATATCGGCAGGATGAAAAAACTGGGAGATAATGCAGCAAGAGAAATTGTGGATTTACATATGAAAATTTCCTTTCCGCTTACCAATCTCATAGTTATCTTTTTCTTCATCCCGATTGCCACTTCCAATATTCGCTCCAAAGGACGCGGCTGGATAATTATGCTCGGTTTGGTTGTCTGTTTTATCTACTTAATTGTGGTAAGGGTTTGCCAAAGTTTGGGCTACAACAGCATTATCAATCCCTTCTGGGCTGCCTGGTTTCCTAACATCTTCTTTACTCTTTTGGGCTTGGGCTTCCTCCATAAAGCCGAAATTTGA
- a CDS encoding LptF/LptG family permease has protein sequence MKILKRYLLKEHIAPFFIALMVVTFVLLSDRIIDLMNLIIEKKLPWQTVFEVFGLSLPYMLALSIPMAVLVATILAFGRMSVDREITAIKSSGINVYSLIGPLVIAALLLTGLMVYFNHWFLPDTNHKLKNLMLKIAYYKPMTIIKEKEFTNFMDYTIYARETTDSLLTDVLIYDRSQSHFPRTIFAKSGNVIQKDNGNSLQIILNDGEMHERNEKEVGKYQKTTFSRYIINVRNLGSNMEMFETGYRSDREMTYNQLITAIGDHKKELQTKQQEIEELNKRIELLQKSPQNFTRNMELRRLQAMQKMVIDRTQELKELINSLLVEYHKKFSMSFAIIIFVLIGIPLGLMTRTSGIGMSFSVSSIIFLVYYIALNGGEQLADKGFMPPFLAMWLANIIFLILAVLLIIGSIKEKRLLDMPTLIWKIKHYRNRKAPVPDEIVH, from the coding sequence ATGAAAATATTGAAACGCTATCTCCTAAAAGAGCATATCGCACCTTTTTTTATTGCTCTGATGGTAGTTACCTTTGTGCTATTGAGCGACAGAATTATTGACTTAATGAATCTGATAATTGAAAAGAAACTGCCCTGGCAAACGGTTTTTGAGGTCTTTGGTCTTTCTCTGCCTTATATGCTTGCTCTTTCTATTCCAATGGCTGTGCTGGTAGCTACAATTCTTGCTTTTGGTAGAATGAGTGTGGATAGAGAAATTACAGCTATTAAATCCAGCGGTATAAATGTTTATTCTTTAATCGGACCTTTGGTAATCGCTGCCTTGCTGTTAACCGGATTGATGGTGTATTTTAACCATTGGTTTTTGCCCGATACGAACCATAAATTGAAAAACCTGATGCTGAAAATTGCTTACTACAAACCAATGACAATTATCAAAGAAAAGGAATTTACCAATTTTATGGATTATACAATATATGCCAGAGAAACAACTGATAGCTTGCTGACGGATGTTTTAATCTATGATCGTAGTCAGTCACATTTTCCACGCACCATTTTTGCTAAAAGCGGTAATGTGATTCAAAAAGATAATGGCAATTCTCTCCAAATAATTTTGAATGACGGTGAAATGCATGAACGCAACGAAAAAGAAGTCGGTAAATACCAGAAAACTACCTTCAGTCGTTATATAATTAATGTGCGTAACTTGGGCAGTAATATGGAAATGTTTGAAACTGGCTATAGAAGTGACCGGGAAATGACTTATAATCAATTGATTACAGCTATTGGAGATCACAAAAAAGAACTGCAGACAAAACAGCAGGAAATTGAAGAACTAAATAAACGCATTGAATTACTCCAAAAAAGCCCGCAGAATTTTACCCGCAATATGGAACTGCGTCGTTTACAGGCAATGCAAAAAATGGTAATTGACCGCACCCAGGAGCTGAAAGAATTGATCAACTCTTTACTAGTGGAATATCATAAAAAGTTCTCTATGTCTTTTGCTATCATTATCTTTGTCCTGATTGGAATTCCCTTGGGTTTGATGACCAGAACAAGCGGAATTGGAATGTCTTTTTCCGTTTCTTCTATAATTTTCCTGGTCTATTATATTGCTCTTAATGGCGGTGAACAACTTGCCGATAAAGGATTTATGCCTCCTTTTTTAGCTATGTGGCTGGCTAACATCATATTTTTAATTTTAGCCGTTCTGCTTATAATAGGTTCCATAAAAGAGAAACGGCTTCTGGATATGCCTACTCTGATATGGAAAATTAAACATTATAGGAATAGAAAAGCTCCTGTTCCCGATGAGATTGTGCACTAA